Part of the Candidatus Methylomirabilota bacterium genome, GAAGACCGGGTGGTTCTCGCGGAAGTATTTCAGATCCGGGAAGGGATCATCCAGCTTGGCAGCGGGTCGTTGAGGAAGAAGCCGGCCGCCTCGCGCTCGTCGCCGGGATTCGACTCACCCACCGCTGGGGCCGCTCGTGACCGACGCCTGCTGCACGTGGTTCCGGAACCCGATCGGGTCCCGCACGCGCCGGAAGACTTCCCGGGCGCCTCCGGTGCCCGTCACGGTGAGGTCGCCGTAGTTCAGGAGGCGAGCCATGAGTCCCTGGTTCACCCCGATCGACTCGACCTTGGAGAGCAGGAGCTCCGTCGTGTAGCGCGCGATGAGGCCCACCTTGAAGATCAGGCGCGTGGTGGTCACCGCGAACTCGGAGGTCATCAGCTCGACGAAATGGACCAGGGCCCAGAACGCGCCGATCGCCACCACGACCAGCCCGACGTACCACAGCCACGGCGGATCCGAGATCGGCCACAGCGCCCCCGCCAGTACCACGCCGACGAGCATGACGAGCCATGACCGGAGGAACATGATCCAGTGAAGCCGCGTCTTGTAGACGACCCGCTCGTTCGGCAGGAGATGCCGCTCGACGTAGCCCACGCTTCC contains:
- a CDS encoding PH domain-containing protein, which translates into the protein MGYVERHLLPNERVVYKTRLHWIMFLRSWLVMLVGVVLAGALWPISDPPWLWYVGLVVVAIGAFWALVHFVELMTSEFAVTTTRLIFKVGLIARYTTELLLSKVESIGVNQGLMARLLNYGDLTVTGTGGAREVFRRVRDPIGFRNHVQQASVTSGPSGG